The following is a genomic window from Miltoncostaea oceani.
TCCCGCCGGCCTCGATCCCCTTCGCTTCCCTGGGTCCTCCCGGCCACGTGGACCTCGACGCTCGGCCACATGGAACGTATCGGTGAGTCGTGGACGGCCGGCGGAAAGGGGTCGGGAGAGGGGCGGGTGACGAGACGGCCACTTGGACCGTCACGGAGGTCCATTTGGCCCTCCACCGGCGACGGGGCCTAGCAAGGCCCTGGCGGACGGGGCCACCACACGCGTCGAGCCATCTCGGATCAGGCGGACGAGCCGGCCGTCGGGTCCCGTCGAACGGGGCCCGGGGGGGCGTCAGTCGCGCTTGCGGCTGCTGCGGTTCTCGGGTCGGAGGGGGCATCCGGCGCAGAGGCGCTTCGAGTCGCAGCACTTCTTCTTGATCTTGATCTTCTTCTTCGTCTTCGCCACGTCCCGGGGAGCATACCGACCGAAGCGGTGAGGTGAGGTGCACCGAACTACGAGGGGACGGTCGTCTCCCAGCGGCGCCGGGGCGCGCGACCGGCCACGGCGCCCGCCGCGCCGCCCCCGACCCACGGCCGCCGCGTCGCACCCCCGCCCGGACCCGCGGACGGCCCCCGGCGGGGGCGCTCGTCTACCCTGCCCCGCGTGGATCCCGTCGAGATCATCGTCCGCATCGACCGCGCCCTCCTCGACGCGGTCACGGCGCTGCGGGCCGGCCCCGTGACACCTGTCATGCGCCTCGCCTCCGAGTGGTGGGTGAAGAGCCTCGCCATCCCCGCGATCGGCGTCGCCGCGGAACTCGCGCGCCGCCCGCGGGCGCTCCCGCCCACGATCCCCCTCGCCGCCGCGGCGCTCGCGCTCGCGTCGCTGTCGTCGAGCAGCCTCAAGGACCTCTTCGACCGCGCCCGGCCCACCCTCGCCGACCCGTCCCTCACCGCCCTCATCGGCCTCCCCGGCGACTCCTCCTTCCCCTCCGGCCACGCCACCAGCGCGTTCGCCGCCGCCGGCATCGTCGCCGCCCTCCACCCGTCGCTGCGCGCCCCCGCCCTCGCGCTCGCCTCCCTCGTCGCCGTCTCCCGCGTCTACCTCGGCGTCCACCACCCCGTCGACATCACCGCCGGAGCCCTCCTCGGCCTCCTCATCGCCGTCGTCGTCATCGTCACCTCCCAGCGCGCCATCCCCGCAGGACGGTGGCGGACCACCTTGAGCACCCCCGCCCTCACCGCGAGGATGCGACGGTGGCCACGCCCCCTCACCGCCTGAGCACCGCGACATGAGCCGGGTGCTCGTCGCCGGGGCGACCGGCGCCATCGGCGGCCTCGTCGCCCGCGAGCTCGCCCGCCGCGGCGCCGACCTCGCCGTCACGGGACGCGACGCCGCCGCCCTCGACGCCCTCGCCGCCGACCTCGGGCCCTCGGTGGCGCTCGCCGTCGCCGCCGACCTCACCGGCGACGGCGAACCCGACCGCGTCGTCGCCGAGGCCCACGCCGCCCTCGGCGGACTCGACGCCGTCGTCTGCGCCGTCGGAGTCGTCGCGTTCGGACCGGTCGCCGAACTCGACGACGCGACCCTCACCACCCTGCTGCAGGTCAACGTGGCGGCCCCGGCGCGCCTCACCCGCGCCGCCGCCGCCCACATGGAGAAGGGCGGCGTCATCGTGAACCTGTCGGCCATCGTCGCCGACATGCCCACCGCCGGGATGGCCGCCTACTCGGCGTCCAAGGCGGCGCTCACCGC
Proteins encoded in this region:
- a CDS encoding SDR family NAD(P)-dependent oxidoreductase; this translates as MSRVLVAGATGAIGGLVARELARRGADLAVTGRDAAALDALAADLGPSVALAVAADLTGDGEPDRVVAEAHAALGGLDAVVCAVGVVAFGPVAELDDATLTTLLQVNVAAPARLTRAAAAHMEKGGVIVNLSAIVADMPTAGMAAYSASKAALTAFDRAAGRELRRAGLRLVDVRPPHLATGLETRPIAGTAPRLPEGRDPSDWARRIADAVDDPGVTEVGPEA
- a CDS encoding phosphatase PAP2 family protein, with translation MDPVEIIVRIDRALLDAVTALRAGPVTPVMRLASEWWVKSLAIPAIGVAAELARRPRALPPTIPLAAAALALASLSSSSLKDLFDRARPTLADPSLTALIGLPGDSSFPSGHATSAFAAAGIVAALHPSLRAPALALASLVAVSRVYLGVHHPVDITAGALLGLLIAVVVIVTSQRAIPAGRWRTTLSTPALTARMRRWPRPLTA